One part of the Terriglobia bacterium genome encodes these proteins:
- a CDS encoding helix-turn-helix transcriptional regulator, giving the protein MGAIRNEIRRLRFEHGEMTQQELAEKINVTRQTVNAIEQGKYSPSLEAAFRIAAVFGKPLESVFHYSKDQ; this is encoded by the coding sequence ATGGGCGCCATCCGCAACGAAATCCGACGGCTGCGCTTCGAGCATGGAGAGATGACGCAACAGGAGTTAGCTGAAAAAATCAACGTCACTCGCCAAACCGTGAACGCAATCGAACAGGGCAAATACTCGCCCTCGCTGGAAGCCGCATTCCGAATCGCTGCCGTGTTCGGCAAGCCGCTGGAAAGCGTATTCCACTATTCCAAGGACCAATGA